The Sphingobacteriales bacterium genome contains the following window.
CCCGTACCGGTTGATGTAAAATGATTTTGTGAACCAATGTGTGTACCCGCCGAAGTTGGCGGATAATACGTGTACGTCCCCCACTTAATCCCAGCACCCGTTCCTCGGTTAAGATTATATACACTTACCGTAGTCCCACCGGTATGATTATTATCGACCAAGACCGTATATGATTTTGCCGGATCGCTATTATTTATGGTCAACGGGTAATCTGCGGACGAAGTACCAATGCCGATATTATCCGTAATCGTAGTGGGATACAGCGAATCATTTACTCTAGTCCAGTGGTTCGTTATCATAGATGAAGAATCTACCCATGATACCTTGCCGTTTCCATCGGTACGCAAAATCTGCCCATCAGTACCTCGTGTAGTTGGCATTACATAATTATTCGTATAATCCATACCAACAGATAATTTTCCTCTGAAAAAAGCTGCATAGTCGTTTAGTGTATCTAAAGCAACAGACATGGATGCAAAGTTATTGCCACCTGCAGTACTGAATATAGAATCATACGTACCATATTTTGTTCCAGTACCAGAACCTGACAATCTATTTAAAGTACCATAATGCTTACCATTACCGGAAACGGTAAGAAATGTTCCGATACCATATTGCGCACCACTAGCTGTACCGGAAAGAGAATTATATATACCATAATGATCACCTGATCCGTTATTAGAAATTTCGTTAGAGGTACCTCGTTGATTGCCTGTACCTGTGCCACCCAGCAGGTTACGTGTACCGTAATGCGAATTCGTGCTGCTGCTAGTCAAATTATTATACGTACCTGTCAGAATAGAAGATACAGCTCCTACTTGACCTGTAAGGATATTATAGGTTCCGAATAGTTGATTATCTGCTGTGCCGGTTATATCAGAATATACACCATATTGACTACCGGTGCTACCAAGGCCTGTTCCTTGAAGATAATTACGAATACCTATAGCTGCACCGGTGCCTCCATTATAAATTTCATTATAAACAGCTTCCTGAGGTCCAAAGCCGGTATTTTGCATTACATTATAAGATGCTATATGTTCTCCGTTTCCATTACCTGTCAGTTCTGTATAGTTGCCTGTATGAAAAGCATTGTTAGAATTATTGATGGATGTGTAATTACCGTATTGGTCGCCTGTGCCGGTGCCTGAGAGGCTTGTATATTTTCCATAATGGATACCTGAGCCTGTACCAGATAATGAATCAAAAGTGCCAAAATGTTTGGCATTTCCTGAATTTGAAATTTCTGTATAATTTCCGTACTGGTAGCCTGTGCCAGCTCCGGAAAGCGAATTACTTACACCATACCGGTTTCCTGTAGAAGTCCCGTTAATTGTGTTATTTACACCATAAACACTAATTGAACTTGGAGTACTGATTATATTTCTGACACCTGCTAATTCGTTGGTAGCTGTATCCGTTGCAGTAAATTCCGAATAGACACCATACTGACGCCAGCCTTCATTATCATAGAAATAATTATATAAACCTTGCTGACGGTTGCCTGTGGTTTGTGAATGGAATAAATTACGTGTTCCGGTCTCTTCACCTTGTCCGCTTGCCCACTCATTTACCATACCTACCATATCGCCTTGTCCGCCAACATAGTTTTCATCACGTACGAAATAATTATTTATACCATGCATTGCACCTGTACCTCTTGCCGGTCCCCAAAACCAATTACGCAACCCATAGCGATATCCATTGCTTGTTGGTGTTGAATTTAAGAATCTATTCTCATATCCTGAAAAGGTTCCAGTTCCGGTATTTTGAAAATCATTGGAAACACCGTATAGTGAATTATTCGATGTTCCGGTAAATGCATTTTGCAAGCCGTACTGATATGTACTTGTTGTGGTAATATTTGTGCTGATATCCTGATATATAGAACTTGCCGGTCCTGTTGCAATACTACCGGAAGAAGTAATATTTAAAGCGCGTGACCTGTTAGTGCTTAAAATATCCAGCCGATAATCAGCCGTATTTTTTCCGATGGCTACATTTCCTAAGTGGTACATGGAATCACTTATATTATCTGGTGCACTTGATGTTCCCTGTTCATACCAATCGTGGTCACTTGCAACTGCAGCAGCATTTTGCCAGGTAACTTTTCCTATATTATCTGTAACCATAATCTGGTTGTTGGTACCGCGTGTGGTTGGCATTACATAATTATTCGTATAATCCATTCCAACAGATAATTTTCCTCTGAAAAATCCAGCATAATCATTTAAAGTATCTAAAGCAGAAGAAAAAACGCCGAAACCTTTGCCGCCTGCTGTTACAGGAACCGTATCGTAAGAGGCATATTTCTGTGCGGTGCCGCTTCCGGAAAGCATATTGAACGAACCGTAGTGGAACCCGGAACCACTATTTAGAATCTGCGTGTAAGAACCGTAATTAATTGAATTACCTGCTCCGTCAAGCAATGTTTGGACGCCAAACCGTGTGCCTATACCGGAAGAAATGAAACGGTTGTAAACTCCGCGGTAATCGCTGCTGTCAGCAGATGTGCTTTCGGTATACATACCGACTTTATTTCCCCGTCCGTTCAATGTATTGTATACCCCGAACATGTTGGGTGAACTTGAACCGCTGAGGTATTCATTCAGTAATCCAAACATAACATTGGGGGCATTGCCGGCAGAGACAAAATTCCGGAAACCTATTTTATTTAGAGGATTGGTTGAAGCGGACTGAAAAACATAACCAGTTTCCTGACCCGTTCCTGTCCCTGAGAAAGTGACATTGGCTCCAATCGCCTGCCCGGCTGAATTATTGTCTACCACGGCACTCAGAACTGTCTTATTACCTGTATTGGCACCACTGATGTTTGCCCTAATGGCTATGGAATTTCCGGTACCCTGATCTAACATATTCAGTGCGATTCCTGCTTTTCCGGTGGCCAGGTTGGCTTTAGATGTGATGATTGCCACTGTATCTTCGGTAGAGGTTAATACCTGTAATGGTCTGTATGGATTAGTTTCTCCAATACCTACAAATCCAGTGTGGAACATGGTATCATTTATTGAAGTCGGCGGAATAGTAGTGCCGGATTTATACCAGTCGTGGTCTGCTGAAACAACTGATGCATTTTGCCAGCTTACTTTTCCAACTCCATCAGTAATCATAATTTGATTATTAGTACCGCGTGTGGTTGGCATTACATAATTATTTGTGTAATCCATACCAACAGATAATTTTCCTCTGAAAAATCCAGCATAATCATTTAAAGTATCTAATGCTGATGAGAAAACACCGTAATTATTACCAATCGTGGTTGCAAATACTGAGTCATAAGATGCATATTTATTACCTGTTCCACTACCGCTAATTATATTATATATACCATAGTTAACACCGTTCCCATCTCCATAAATCTCATTCCTGGTACCAAATTGATTTCCGGTATTTGTTTTAGATAATAAATTGTAAGTACCAATATTATTTCCGGTTCCATTTCCGTTTAAAGAATTTGTGGTACCGATATGAGCACCATTATTGCCATTGTTAATATTATTACTGGTTCCATATATATTTCCAGTGAGGTTGTTTTGAAAATCATTATACAACCCATAATTATTTCCTGATCCACTACCCAAAAAAAGATTTTGTATTCCGTATTGATCTCCACTGCCACTGCTATTGTTTAATGTTATCATTCCATATCGTCTTCCATTGCCTGTACCTGAAAACATATTGTAATATCCTATGTGTGCCTGGCTGCCGGTATTTGATACACTATTGTACACACCAACAACTTCTCCACTGTCAGACCCGGCAAAATTATTATACATACCAAATTTAAAGATTGACCTGCTGTTAAATGTATTGGAAACTCCAAAATTTGTTTGAGTTCCCTGATTGGCAAATGTATTGTTCATTCCGTAGCTAAAAGCATTCAAAGAGGAAGTGAAATCACTTTTATATCCAATTTTTGCGCCGTTACCTGTATTTGTACTGGTATAATAATATCCTGTTTCCGCTCCATTGCCTGTTCCGCCACTAGTGATCTGAACACCGTTCACTGCTGAAGCAGAATTATTATTTACAAGTCCTGATAAAACAGTTTTTACACCTGTAGAGGTAATCGCTGAAGACATATCAATATCAACTGCTGTAGAGGATCCGGCACCTTGATCTGCCATCAAGAGATTTATCCCTTTTTTAGAAGCTGCAGAATTTGTAGCCGAACTTAATGAGGCAATAGTTGGTTGCGAAGATGTAAATACATCTAAAGGAGAAGCGGGAGTATTTACACCAATCCCAACTAATCCCATAT
Protein-coding sequences here:
- a CDS encoding tail fiber domain-containing protein, with the translated sequence MIRNYLLLLCLTLSTALFSQNVGVNATGAAPDASAILDVSAADKGFLIPRLALTQTTSNAPIGAGIATSLLVYNSATVNDVTPGFYYWSGTLWVRFQSNLDYDKDWFEVGTTTAPDNINDDKFTFGKIGIGINTPSSPLTVFNTTDTITEQLTNNYSGALASYGIKNNLTASGAGFRSGILNNFNNTGTGDEYGIRNSMSSLHTGSIYGMYTTIDNPNNNFKVGSYTTINAGGSGAKYGNFVWFSGTGSGDQWGTYNVMNNFGAGTNYGVYNYSSKSQGPLYGTSNIFEPNNSDDLIYGTYNQVNNIGGSAADPDGIYGTYNWIFGNGFKPVTGTYNSVTVGTSNNKSNYGMYNVMLHNSTDAASKSYGAYNITVGSAGGTGTKYGVYDSIDASTGGAHYGIYSVVPNNTTGYAGYFKGRVSLGTSFVNNYIMPLSRGTNGQIMRTDGSGNVSWVDSSSIQVQDADWYKTGTTTAPDNINDSMFHMGLVGIGVNTPASPLDVFTSSQPTIASLSSATNSAASKKGINLLMADQGAGSSTAVDIDMSSAITSTGVKTVLSGLVNNNSASAVNGVQITSGGTGNGAETGYYYTSTNTGNGAKIGYKSDFTSSLNAFSYGMNNTFANQGTQTNFGVSNTFNSRSIFKFGMYNNFAGSDSGEVVGVYNSVSNTGSQAHIGYYNMFSGTGNGRRYGMITLNNSSGSGDQYGIQNLFLGSGSGNNYGLYNDFQNNLTGNIYGTSNNINNGNNGAHIGTTNSLNGNGTGNNIGTYNLLSKTNTGNQFGTRNEIYGDGNGVNYGIYNIISGSGTGNKYASYDSVFATTIGNNYGVFSSALDTLNDYAGFFRGKLSVGMDYTNNYVMPTTRGTNNQIMITDGVGKVSWQNASVVSADHDWYKSGTTIPPTSINDTMFHTGFVGIGETNPYRPLQVLTSTEDTVAIITSKANLATGKAGIALNMLDQGTGNSIAIRANISGANTGNKTVLSAVVDNNSAGQAIGANVTFSGTGTGQETGYVFQSASTNPLNKIGFRNFVSAGNAPNVMFGLLNEYLSGSSSPNMFGVYNTLNGRGNKVGMYTESTSADSSDYRGVYNRFISSGIGTRFGVQTLLDGAGNSINYGSYTQILNSGSGFHYGSFNMLSGSGTAQKYASYDTVPVTAGGKGFGVFSSALDTLNDYAGFFRGKLSVGMDYTNNYVMPTTRGTNNQIMVTDNIGKVTWQNAAAVASDHDWYEQGTSSAPDNISDSMYHLGNVAIGKNTADYRLDILSTNRSRALNITSSGSIATGPASSIYQDISTNITTTSTYQYGLQNAFTGTSNNSLYGVSNDFQNTGTGTFSGYENRFLNSTPTSNGYRYGLRNWFWGPARGTGAMHGINNYFVRDENYVGGQGDMVGMVNEWASGQGEETGTRNLFHSQTTGNRQQGLYNYFYDNEGWRQYGVYSEFTATDTATNELAGVRNIISTPSSISVYGVNNTINGTSTGNRYGVSNSLSGAGTGYQYGNYTEISNSGNAKHFGTFDSLSGTGSGIHYGKYTSLSGTGTGDQYGNYTSINNSNNAFHTGNYTELTGNGNGEHIASYNVMQNTGFGPQEAVYNEIYNGGTGAAIGIRNYLQGTGLGSTGSQYGVYSDITGTADNQLFGTYNILTGQVGAVSSILTGTYNNLTSSSTNSHYGTRNLLGGTGTGNQRGTSNEISNNGSGDHYGIYNSLSGTASGAQYGIGTFLTVSGNGKHYGTLNRLSGSGTGTKYGTYDSIFSTAGGNNFASMSVALDTLNDYAAFFRGKLSVGMDYTNNYVMPTTRGTDGQILRTDGNGKVSWVDSSSMITNHWTRVNDSLYPTTITDNIGIGTSSADYPLTINNSDPAKSYTVLVDNNHTGGTTVSVYNLNRGTGAGIKWGTYTYYPPTSAGTHIGSQNHFTSTGTGDATGISNNFWSARAANKAGVTNSYSGSDTAVFRGFFNIVSNTGSGIKYGVYNNMAGSGIGNIFGSYSTITNSGNGVHYASYATLTGAGTGDHYGSYAFLSGSGSGTQYGQTVEIANSGNGTHYGITNNMSGNGSGNHIGSYNWLSGIGTGIQSGFSTTINNSGNSEHYGYQSDMSGIGSGVHYGLSNTLSGTGTGQQYGVQTTISNSGNALHYGVRSDLSGSGSGNHFGNYNSITGTGIGTQAGSYSTITNSGNNTHWGNYAQLTGAGTGWHLGAMFEIGGTGTGEQTGVYVDLGNSGNRRHMAYFDSLYGAGTGPQFGILNKIANTGSGFHYGTYNDVFGIGSGSHFATFNNLSGAGTGAQYGTYTDIGNTGNANHFGSYTILDGTGSGIHRGYYTLLSNTGTGIQRGLEVDLTNTGTGTHEGARYDISGTGTGQQIGAISNISNSGGGLHYGFSSVISNGTFQNYGYHTSVTAPGATNVGIYATASGATNNYAAIFGGDVLPTANITYDLGAAATAWSNVYSDNFVNVSDQRLKRNIKPLSYGLNTILRLKPVTYQYKANENDKNSLGLLAQEVETIVPEIVVSGKDSMQTKGVNYVELVPVLIKAIQEQQQIIDAQAISIEQLKAEYKGTEELKQAVSEKEKQYIELKEQISKINQVLGIGLQAKNGY